In Gordonia phthalatica, one genomic interval encodes:
- the ftsE gene encoding cell division ATP-binding protein FtsE has protein sequence MIKLTNVTMQYAASSRPALDDLSLEVEKEEFAFLIGPSGSGKSTFFRLLLKEDRPTAGDVYVGDFHVNKLRNREVPKLRQSIGCVFQDFRLLQQKTVAANVAFALEVIGKPASTIREAVPQTLEYVGLAGKADRMPHELSGGEMQRVAIARAVVNRPALLLADEPTGNLDPETSEEIVEVLDRVNRGGTTVVMATHDRHIVDAMRRRVLEFDNGKLVRNDEHGVYGIG, from the coding sequence GTGATCAAGCTGACGAACGTGACGATGCAATACGCTGCGTCTTCGCGACCCGCGCTGGACGATCTGTCCCTCGAGGTAGAGAAGGAGGAGTTCGCCTTCCTGATCGGGCCCTCGGGTTCGGGCAAGTCGACGTTCTTCCGCCTGCTGTTGAAGGAGGACCGGCCGACGGCCGGGGACGTCTACGTGGGCGACTTCCACGTCAACAAGCTCCGCAATCGCGAGGTCCCGAAGCTTCGGCAGTCCATCGGGTGCGTGTTCCAGGACTTCCGGCTGCTCCAGCAGAAGACGGTCGCCGCCAACGTGGCGTTCGCCCTCGAGGTGATCGGGAAGCCCGCCTCCACGATCCGCGAGGCCGTCCCGCAGACCCTCGAATACGTGGGACTGGCGGGCAAGGCCGATCGCATGCCGCACGAGCTGTCCGGCGGCGAGATGCAGCGTGTCGCCATCGCCCGCGCCGTGGTCAACCGGCCCGCGCTGCTCCTGGCCGACGAGCCGACCGGCAACCTGGACCCGGAGACCAGCGAGGAGATCGTCGAAGTCCTCGATCGAGTGAATCGCGGGGGCACCACGGTCGTCATGGCCACCCACGACCGCCACATCGTCGACGCGATGCGGCGACGCGTCCTGGAATTCGACAACGGGAAGCTCGTCCGCAACGACGAGCACGGCGTCTACGGAA
- a CDS encoding mechanosensitive ion channel family protein, with amino-acid sequence MNVTYLVDELGLPVFLRQFERWLAVEFVSIVLWIIGGVLVVRFLRWVASRYGTHVVRQFESSDAIVQSEDMKHRRALVEVVTWTLVALTAVVVLINVLGNWITGGSLVGLSAVVGAALGFGAQRVVQDLLAGFFIIAEHQYGYGDVVNLSVTGGLAAEGTVEDVTLRVTRLRNTDGELIIVPNGQMIKATNLSKDWARAVVDIPIPLDADINEVNATLREVGQTFFENDKWRRLLLDAPTPLGITNLELDSATVRMVARTLPGQQFEVGRALRGDVVYGLARHGIFVQAVPHQVGKTVAEAAAEQGERSDG; translated from the coding sequence ATGAACGTGACGTACCTGGTCGACGAACTCGGCCTCCCCGTCTTTCTGCGGCAGTTCGAGCGGTGGCTGGCCGTCGAATTCGTCAGCATCGTTCTGTGGATCATCGGCGGCGTCCTCGTCGTCCGGTTCCTGCGGTGGGTGGCGTCCCGGTACGGGACGCACGTCGTGCGGCAGTTCGAGTCGAGCGACGCGATCGTCCAATCCGAGGACATGAAGCATCGGCGGGCGCTGGTGGAGGTCGTGACCTGGACGCTGGTGGCGCTCACCGCGGTGGTCGTGCTGATCAACGTGCTCGGCAACTGGATCACCGGCGGCAGCCTGGTGGGCCTGTCGGCTGTCGTCGGCGCCGCGCTCGGCTTCGGTGCGCAGCGCGTCGTGCAGGATCTGCTGGCCGGCTTCTTCATCATCGCCGAGCACCAGTACGGCTACGGCGACGTGGTGAACCTGTCGGTCACCGGCGGCCTGGCCGCGGAGGGCACCGTCGAGGACGTCACCCTCCGCGTGACCCGCCTGCGCAACACGGACGGCGAGCTGATCATCGTGCCGAACGGGCAGATGATCAAGGCCACCAACCTGTCGAAGGACTGGGCGCGCGCCGTCGTCGACATCCCGATCCCGCTCGACGCCGACATCAACGAGGTCAACGCGACCCTGCGCGAAGTGGGACAGACCTTCTTCGAGAACGACAAGTGGCGGCGCCTGCTGCTCGACGCGCCCACCCCGCTGGGCATCACCAACCTGGAGCTCGACTCGGCGACCGTCCGCATGGTGGCGCGGACGCTGCCCGGCCAGCAGTTCGAGGTCGGTCGCGCCCTGCGCGGCGACGTCGTCTACGGGCTCGCCCGGCACGGCATCTTCGTCCAGGCGGTGCCGCATCAGGTCGGCAAGACCGTCGCCGAGGCCGCGGCCGAGCAGGGTGAACGGAGCGACGGATGA
- the prfB gene encoding peptide chain release factor 2: MQPDVSSDLESLDATLTTVEKVMDLEELRRRIDELEMQASDPDLWNDQDHAQKVTSDLSHAQSELRKVTSLRSRLDDLPVLYELVDAEEGDAAVAAAADADAEREELRRDIEAMEVKTMLAGEYDQREALVNIRSGAGGVDAADWAQMLMRMYIRWAEQHDHKVEVYDTSYAEEAGLKSATFAVKAPYMYGTLSVEQGTHRLVRISPFDNQGRRQTSFAEVEVLPVVETTDHIDIDENDLKVDVYRSSGPGGQSVNTTDSAVRLTHIPTGIVVTCQNEKSQLQNKVSAMRVLQAKLLERKRLEERAQMDALKSDTGASWGNQMRSYVLHPYQMVKDLRTNVESNNPSSVLDGDLDQFIEAGIRWRMDEDHQ; encoded by the coding sequence GTGCAGCCTGATGTTTCCTCCGACCTCGAATCGCTCGACGCCACTCTGACGACCGTGGAGAAGGTGATGGACCTCGAGGAGCTCCGTCGTCGGATCGACGAGCTCGAGATGCAGGCGTCCGACCCCGACCTGTGGAACGACCAGGACCACGCGCAGAAGGTGACATCCGACCTCTCGCACGCGCAGTCCGAACTCCGCAAGGTCACGTCGCTGCGGTCGCGCCTCGACGACCTGCCCGTGCTGTACGAGCTCGTCGACGCCGAGGAGGGCGACGCCGCCGTCGCCGCTGCGGCCGACGCCGACGCCGAGCGCGAGGAGCTCCGCCGCGACATCGAGGCCATGGAGGTCAAGACGATGCTGGCCGGCGAGTACGACCAGCGCGAGGCCCTCGTCAACATCCGCTCCGGCGCCGGCGGCGTTGACGCCGCGGACTGGGCGCAGATGCTGATGCGCATGTACATCCGCTGGGCCGAGCAGCACGACCACAAGGTGGAGGTCTACGACACCTCCTACGCCGAAGAGGCAGGCCTCAAATCGGCGACCTTCGCCGTCAAGGCGCCCTACATGTACGGCACCCTCTCGGTGGAGCAGGGCACGCATCGCCTGGTGCGGATCAGTCCCTTCGACAACCAGGGCCGGCGCCAGACGTCGTTCGCCGAGGTCGAGGTCCTGCCCGTCGTCGAGACCACCGACCACATCGACATCGACGAGAACGACCTCAAGGTGGACGTCTACCGCTCGTCCGGCCCCGGCGGACAGTCGGTCAACACCACCGACTCCGCGGTTCGCCTGACGCACATCCCGACGGGCATCGTCGTGACCTGTCAGAACGAGAAGAGTCAGCTGCAGAACAAGGTCTCCGCGATGCGCGTCCTGCAGGCCAAGCTGCTGGAGCGCAAGCGCCTCGAGGAGCGCGCCCAGATGGACGCCCTCAAGAGCGACACCGGCGCCAGCTGGGGCAATCAGATGCGGTCGTACGTGCTGCACCCGTACCAGATGGTCAAGGACCTGCGGACCAACGTCGAGAGCAACAACCCGTCCTCGGTGCTCGACGGCGACCTCGACCAGTTCATCGAGGCCGGCATCCGATGGCGCATGGACGAGGACCATCAGTGA
- the hisN gene encoding histidinol-phosphatase: protein MNSDAGRGADLQLALALADAADRLTSSRFGAVDLVVDSKPDLTPVSDADLACERLLRDTIAQARPGDAVLGEEFGGDPLLEGRQWVVDPIDGTKNFVRGVPVWATLIALLEDGVPVVGVVSAPALDRRWWAAEDLGAFASHRGGAERPIRVSKVDETASASLAFSSLSGWADRGIRENFITLTDEVWRVRGYGDFYNYCLLAEGAVDIAAEPEVSLWDLAALDIVVREAGGRFTGLDGEPGPGRGSAVATNGLLHDRVLSALQG from the coding sequence ATGAACTCCGACGCCGGACGCGGCGCTGATCTCCAGTTGGCGCTGGCCTTGGCCGACGCCGCCGACCGTCTGACGTCGAGCCGATTCGGCGCGGTGGACCTGGTCGTCGATTCGAAGCCCGATCTGACTCCCGTCTCCGACGCCGACCTCGCGTGCGAACGCCTCCTGCGCGACACCATCGCGCAGGCCCGGCCGGGCGACGCCGTCCTCGGCGAGGAGTTCGGCGGCGATCCCCTCCTCGAGGGACGGCAGTGGGTCGTCGATCCGATCGACGGCACCAAGAACTTCGTCCGCGGCGTCCCGGTCTGGGCCACGCTCATCGCCCTGCTGGAGGACGGCGTCCCGGTGGTCGGCGTGGTCAGCGCCCCGGCCCTGGACCGTCGCTGGTGGGCTGCCGAGGACCTCGGCGCCTTCGCGTCGCATCGCGGCGGCGCCGAGCGACCGATCCGTGTCTCGAAGGTCGACGAGACGGCCTCGGCCTCCCTCGCCTTCTCCAGTCTGTCCGGGTGGGCCGACCGCGGTATCCGCGAGAACTTCATCACTCTGACCGACGAGGTCTGGCGCGTCCGCGGGTACGGCGACTTCTACAACTACTGCCTCCTCGCCGAGGGCGCGGTCGACATCGCGGCCGAGCCCGAGGTGTCGCTGTGGGACCTCGCCGCCCTCGACATCGTCGTCCGCGAGGCCGGCGGCCGGTTCACCGGACTCGACGGCGAACCCGGCCCCGGTCGCGGCAGCGCGGTCGCGACCAACGGGTTGCTGCACGACCGCGTGCTCTCCGCACTGCAGGGCTGA
- a CDS encoding VOC family protein has product MSNEVKMIVLSTDNLDESIEFYSGTLGMALKFRDGAHFAALDGGGITVALATSVDHPIHGQVVVGIKTDDVDAAAKAVEASGGGIVTQAYNDAHERRAVVYDNKGNGLVFYSPLPKQ; this is encoded by the coding sequence ATGAGCAACGAAGTGAAGATGATCGTCCTGTCGACGGACAACCTCGACGAGTCGATCGAGTTCTACAGCGGGACGTTGGGCATGGCCCTGAAGTTCCGCGACGGCGCCCACTTCGCGGCCCTCGACGGCGGCGGCATCACCGTCGCACTGGCCACCTCCGTCGACCATCCGATCCACGGCCAGGTGGTCGTCGGCATCAAGACCGACGACGTCGACGCCGCGGCGAAGGCGGTCGAGGCCAGCGGCGGCGGCATCGTCACCCAGGCGTACAACGATGCGCACGAACGTCGCGCCGTCGTCTACGACAACAAGGGCAACGGTCTGGTGTTCTACAGCCCGCTGCCGAAGCAGTAG
- a CDS encoding MBL fold metallo-hydrolase, with protein sequence MRVTHFGHSCVLLEHDGTRVLFDPGNLSSGFDELTGLDAVLITHQHPDHADPAALPGLVAANPDAVRYADPQTAAQRAERGDAGQWAVMGPGETVTIGALTVRGTGGRHAVIHPELPVVDNISYVVDTADRVGAFMHPGDSLYIPFERIDVLALPAAAPWLKLSEPVDYLRAVAPRVAFPIHQGIQSDPGRAIHNARLDDMKPAGTEFTVLEEGVPTDL encoded by the coding sequence ATGCGCGTCACACACTTCGGACACTCCTGCGTACTGCTCGAGCACGACGGCACCCGCGTGCTCTTCGACCCCGGCAACCTCTCGTCGGGCTTCGATGAATTGACCGGCCTGGATGCCGTCCTGATCACCCATCAGCACCCGGATCACGCCGACCCGGCCGCGCTGCCCGGCCTGGTCGCGGCCAATCCGGACGCCGTCCGCTACGCCGATCCGCAGACGGCAGCGCAGCGCGCCGAGCGCGGCGACGCGGGGCAATGGGCGGTGATGGGGCCGGGCGAGACCGTGACGATCGGCGCCCTGACGGTGCGCGGCACCGGTGGCAGGCACGCGGTGATCCATCCGGAGCTGCCGGTGGTCGACAACATCTCGTACGTGGTCGACACCGCAGACCGCGTCGGGGCGTTCATGCACCCCGGCGACAGTCTCTACATCCCGTTCGAGAGGATCGACGTCCTGGCGCTGCCCGCCGCGGCGCCGTGGCTCAAACTCAGCGAGCCCGTCGACTACCTGCGTGCCGTCGCGCCCCGCGTCGCCTTCCCGATCCACCAGGGCATCCAGTCCGATCCCGGCCGCGCCATCCACAACGCGCGACTGGACGACATGAAGCCCGCGGGCACCGAGTTCACGGTCCTGGAGGAGGGCGTACCGACCGATCTGTAG
- a CDS encoding acyl-CoA dehydrogenase family protein, with amino-acid sequence MTTKTEPRDTSSVGAQPHKLSPIGAAMRVLTTITGSELAEKYKLREPINRVAYEATKTGFKTLGAANRAFSQVAGSGKPQRPATGSKGFFNLNPDEEQEMIAETVRDFSTEILRPAAYDADHAATTPEDIIKRSAELGITMINVPEAFDGAASERGVVTNALVAEAMAYGDMGLALPLLAPSGVATTLTNFGSDGQQKTYLPDFAGENVPTSAVVIAEPRPLFDAFDLQTKATRVPSGYRLTGVKSFVPAAGSSELFIVGAQLDGRPALFIVESDTRGLSVEADPGMGLRAAGMGRLVLDDVSVNASALLGEVDGDEAADAYRDVVRLSRLGWAALAAGTGKAMLDYVIPYVNEREAFGEPISNRQAVAFMVANMATELDGLRLVTLRGASRAEQGLSFARESALARKLTIDKGLQIGLDGVQLLGGHGFTKEHPVERWYRDLRGAGIGEGIVVL; translated from the coding sequence ATGACCACGAAAACCGAACCCCGCGACACATCCTCCGTCGGTGCACAGCCGCACAAGCTGAGCCCGATCGGCGCCGCCATGCGCGTGCTGACCACGATCACCGGCTCCGAGCTCGCTGAGAAGTACAAGCTGCGCGAGCCGATCAACCGCGTCGCCTACGAGGCCACCAAGACCGGCTTCAAGACGCTCGGCGCCGCGAACCGCGCGTTCTCCCAGGTCGCAGGAAGCGGAAAGCCGCAGCGCCCCGCCACCGGATCCAAGGGCTTCTTCAATCTGAACCCCGACGAGGAGCAGGAGATGATCGCGGAGACCGTCCGCGACTTCTCCACCGAGATCCTCCGTCCGGCCGCCTACGACGCCGACCACGCGGCGACGACGCCCGAGGACATCATCAAGCGCTCGGCCGAGCTCGGCATCACGATGATCAACGTGCCCGAGGCCTTCGACGGTGCCGCCTCCGAGCGCGGCGTCGTCACCAACGCGCTGGTCGCCGAGGCGATGGCCTACGGCGACATGGGCCTGGCGCTGCCGCTGCTCGCTCCGAGTGGCGTGGCGACCACCCTGACCAACTTCGGCAGCGACGGCCAGCAGAAGACCTACCTCCCCGACTTCGCCGGCGAGAACGTCCCGACCTCGGCGGTCGTCATCGCCGAGCCGCGACCGCTGTTCGACGCCTTCGACCTGCAGACCAAGGCCACCCGGGTGCCGAGCGGCTACCGCCTGACCGGCGTGAAGTCGTTCGTCCCGGCCGCGGGCAGCTCCGAGCTGTTCATCGTCGGCGCCCAGCTCGACGGCCGGCCCGCGCTGTTCATCGTCGAGTCCGACACCCGGGGCCTGTCCGTGGAGGCCGACCCCGGCATGGGTCTGCGCGCGGCGGGCATGGGCCGACTGGTCCTCGACGACGTCTCGGTCAACGCATCGGCGCTGCTGGGCGAGGTCGACGGCGACGAGGCCGCGGACGCGTACCGCGATGTGGTGCGTCTGTCGCGCCTGGGCTGGGCCGCTCTCGCTGCGGGCACCGGCAAGGCGATGCTCGACTACGTCATCCCCTACGTCAACGAGCGCGAAGCGTTCGGCGAGCCGATCTCGAACCGCCAGGCCGTGGCCTTCATGGTCGCGAACATGGCCACCGAGCTCGACGGCCTCCGCCTGGTGACCCTGCGCGGCGCCTCGCGCGCCGAGCAGGGCCTGTCGTTCGCCCGCGAGTCCGCCCTGGCCCGCAAGCTCACCATCGACAAGGGCCTGCAGATCGGTCTCGACGGCGTTCAGCTGCTCGGCGGGCACGGCTTCACCAAGGAGCACCCGGTGGAGCGCTGGTACCGCGACCTGCGCGGTGCGGGCATCGGCGAGGGCATCGTCGTCCTGTAG
- a CDS encoding acyl-CoA dehydrogenase family protein codes for MAINLELPKKLHTTIDQARDAALQIFRPISRKYDLAEHEYPVELDTLAHLYNGLAAAGQAGAGAAGGRGDANKERPEGYNANGGNMQSVLNAMWASYGDVGLMLSIPYQGLGNAAIAAVASDEQIEAMGGEVWASMAITEPSFGSDSAAVTTTATRDGDEYVINGEKIFVTAGSRATHIVVWASVDRSLGRAAIKSFVVPREHPGVTIVRLEHKLGIKASDTAVIRFEDCRIPATFLLGSPEVDVKKGFGGVMQTFDNTRPMVAAMAVGVSRAALEELRTLLEDAGLEIDYDRPAADQPAAVAEFIRMEADYEAAYLLAIRAAWMADNKMPNSLEASMSKAKAGRTGTDITNKAVELASTFGYSERSLLEKWARDSKILDIFEGTQQIQQLIIARRVLGKSSSELK; via the coding sequence ATGGCCATCAATCTCGAACTGCCCAAGAAGCTGCACACGACGATCGACCAGGCGCGCGACGCCGCCCTGCAGATCTTCCGCCCCATCTCGCGCAAGTACGACCTCGCCGAGCACGAGTACCCGGTGGAGCTCGATACCCTCGCCCACCTCTACAACGGTCTCGCGGCCGCAGGCCAGGCAGGCGCCGGCGCCGCCGGTGGTCGCGGGGACGCGAACAAGGAGCGCCCGGAGGGCTACAACGCCAACGGCGGCAACATGCAGTCCGTCCTCAACGCGATGTGGGCGTCGTACGGCGACGTGGGCCTGATGCTGTCGATCCCGTACCAGGGCCTCGGCAACGCCGCGATCGCCGCCGTCGCCTCCGACGAGCAGATCGAGGCGATGGGCGGCGAAGTGTGGGCGTCGATGGCGATCACCGAACCGAGCTTCGGCTCCGACTCGGCCGCCGTCACCACCACCGCGACCCGCGACGGCGACGAGTACGTCATCAACGGCGAGAAGATCTTCGTGACCGCGGGCTCGCGCGCCACGCACATCGTCGTCTGGGCGTCGGTGGACCGCAGCCTCGGCCGCGCCGCCATCAAGAGCTTCGTGGTCCCCCGCGAGCACCCGGGCGTGACGATCGTGCGGCTGGAGCACAAGCTCGGCATCAAGGCCTCCGACACCGCGGTGATCCGCTTCGAGGACTGCCGCATCCCGGCGACGTTCCTGCTCGGTTCACCGGAGGTGGACGTCAAGAAGGGCTTCGGCGGGGTCATGCAGACCTTCGACAACACGCGTCCGATGGTGGCCGCGATGGCCGTCGGCGTCTCGCGTGCCGCCCTCGAGGAGCTGCGCACCCTGCTCGAGGACGCCGGCTTGGAGATCGACTACGACCGTCCCGCCGCCGATCAGCCGGCCGCCGTCGCCGAGTTCATCCGCATGGAGGCCGACTACGAGGCCGCATATCTGCTCGCGATCCGTGCCGCCTGGATGGCCGACAACAAGATGCCGAACTCGCTCGAGGCGTCGATGTCGAAGGCCAAAGCCGGTCGTACGGGAACCGACATCACCAACAAGGCCGTCGAGCTGGCGTCGACCTTCGGCTACTCGGAGCGCTCGCTGCTCGAGAAGTGGGCACGCGACTCCAAGATCCTGGACATCTTCGAAGGCACCCAGCAGATCCAGCAGCTGATCATCGCCCGCCGCGTGCTGGGCAAGAGCAGCTCGGAACTGAAGTAG
- a CDS encoding lipase family protein, with translation MRIHTRIVVALAATAMLAAPLTAVGDASAAPSVSVAPAPLLPLPQELDPSFYRPSPSKLAAAEPGEILGARRITPANLGLVPINVDAWQLSFRSTDTSGRAIPAVTTVLKPRGTAKGPRKVISMQIAEDSTAGYCATSYAVQQFNASSLLGQVVAPAELLIAQGFLSQGYAVVLPDHEGPNHAYGAGPLGARITLDSLRAVKNFTPSTITDASPIGLYGYSGGAIVTGHTAELKKSYAPELNIVGAAEGGVPADLKVVLQAAQNNVTSGLVLGAVLGLSREYDYFRTFLNRHMNPVGKAVLALKGPLCVQHQAMTFPFLNNIGFLEYPGGALRAPAVKRVFDDTRMGKTVPDMPMYIWNSALDEIIPVSQVNTLVSKYCRDPQARVTYTRDHLSEHGIAEASGAPMALLWLKDRLDGKPATAGCRTSDQLTMASDSRWWPTFSRVVGDDLAGLFGKALGAGR, from the coding sequence ATGAGAATCCACACCCGCATCGTCGTCGCGCTGGCCGCGACGGCCATGCTCGCCGCACCGCTCACCGCCGTGGGCGACGCCTCCGCCGCACCGTCGGTCTCGGTGGCACCCGCGCCGCTGCTACCGCTCCCCCAAGAACTCGATCCGTCCTTCTACCGGCCGTCACCGTCGAAGCTAGCCGCCGCGGAGCCCGGCGAGATCCTCGGTGCCCGCCGGATCACGCCCGCGAACCTCGGGCTGGTTCCGATCAACGTCGACGCCTGGCAGCTGTCGTTCCGCTCCACCGACACCAGCGGTCGTGCCATTCCGGCGGTCACCACCGTCCTCAAGCCGCGCGGCACCGCGAAGGGCCCGCGCAAGGTGATCTCGATGCAGATCGCCGAGGACTCCACCGCGGGATACTGCGCGACGTCGTACGCGGTGCAGCAGTTCAACGCCAGCTCGCTGCTCGGACAGGTGGTCGCACCGGCCGAGCTGCTCATCGCGCAGGGATTCCTCAGCCAGGGCTACGCCGTCGTCCTCCCCGATCATGAGGGCCCGAACCACGCCTACGGCGCAGGACCCCTCGGCGCGCGGATCACGCTCGACAGCCTCCGCGCCGTCAAGAACTTCACGCCGTCGACCATCACCGACGCCTCACCGATCGGCCTCTACGGTTACTCGGGCGGAGCCATCGTCACCGGCCACACCGCCGAGCTGAAGAAGTCGTACGCGCCGGAGCTCAACATCGTCGGTGCCGCGGAGGGCGGCGTTCCCGCGGACTTGAAGGTGGTCCTGCAGGCCGCCCAGAACAACGTCACCAGCGGCCTGGTCCTCGGCGCGGTACTCGGCCTCTCCCGCGAGTACGACTACTTCCGCACCTTCTTGAACCGCCACATGAATCCGGTCGGCAAAGCGGTGCTCGCGCTCAAGGGCCCGCTGTGCGTCCAGCACCAGGCCATGACCTTCCCGTTCCTGAACAACATCGGCTTCCTCGAGTATCCGGGCGGCGCTCTGCGCGCGCCGGCGGTCAAGCGCGTCTTCGACGACACTCGGATGGGCAAGACCGTCCCGGACATGCCGATGTACATCTGGAACTCGGCGCTCGACGAGATCATCCCGGTCAGCCAGGTGAACACCCTGGTGTCGAAGTACTGCCGAGACCCGCAGGCACGGGTCACCTACACGCGCGATCATCTGTCCGAACACGGCATCGCCGAGGCATCGGGAGCCCCGATGGCACTGCTCTGGCTCAAGGACCGGCTCGACGGGAAGCCCGCGACCGCCGGCTGTCGTACCAGCGATCAACTGACCATGGCGTCGGACAGCCGCTGGTGGCCCACCTTCTCGCGCGTCGTCGGAGACGATCTGGCCGGTCTGTTCGGGAAGGCGCTCGGCGCGGGCCGGTGA
- a CDS encoding TetR/AcrR family transcriptional regulator, translating to MTEPRTYRGRSMEDRRRDRRRRFCESAVELFGTRGYAATSVATVCKHASLSSRQFYEEFDDREHLLRTVYDNAEDAASSAVVQAVGEALAVATSIDSVLESGIKAFVDYFSIDPRLTRICFVEAVGVSPAFEEHRAQRRVRWGESLAGIANAGVERGLISNGTDPLLWTGFIGAVNAVIVAQVNSDDLTPDDTLRVMRALLRHGVLG from the coding sequence GTGACAGAACCGAGGACGTATCGAGGCCGATCGATGGAGGATCGTCGACGCGACCGCCGCCGCCGGTTCTGCGAGTCCGCGGTCGAGCTCTTCGGGACGCGCGGTTACGCCGCGACCTCCGTCGCCACGGTCTGCAAGCACGCGTCGCTGTCGTCTCGACAGTTCTATGAGGAGTTCGACGACCGCGAGCATCTGCTGCGTACGGTCTACGACAACGCCGAGGACGCAGCCAGTTCCGCCGTAGTGCAGGCGGTCGGTGAAGCGCTGGCGGTGGCGACCAGCATCGACTCGGTTCTCGAGTCCGGGATCAAGGCCTTCGTCGACTACTTCAGCATCGATCCGCGCCTCACCCGGATCTGTTTCGTCGAGGCGGTCGGCGTGAGCCCGGCTTTCGAGGAGCATCGCGCTCAGCGCCGGGTCCGCTGGGGTGAGTCGCTGGCCGGGATCGCGAACGCAGGCGTCGAGCGGGGCCTGATCTCGAACGGCACCGACCCGCTCCTGTGGACCGGATTCATCGGCGCGGTGAACGCGGTGATCGTCGCCCAGGTGAATTCCGACGACCTCACCCCCGACGACACCCTCCGGGTGATGCGCGCCCTGCTGCGCCACGGCGTTCTCGGCTGA